The sequence aaaaataaaaactttaattgaGGAGGGAAAGGTAATGACTTGTTCTTTGATATGCCTTGGGCACTATGGAGGAGAGAGTGACACTGATGGCATTGCACAGCCTTGTCCAATTTacttgcaaattaagacatcctcttcctgattttattggtcttctttgagaacacaGGAAGAACTCAGGAGTCCTGAGAACAATAGATAAAGAGCTGTAAAGACTGGACAGCACCTGGGAAAATACAAAATAGTGTAGGTTGTCCAGAATACATACAACATTTAGTAATAATTCACTTTATGTCTTATGACTTTGTATCTCAATCATGGTAGTCTCTTAATTTTTTGTGAGAAATGCAATTCTTTTTACTGAATCCCTAAAGGCTTGTTTCACTTGCTTATTTCTGAGGGTATAAATGAAAGGGTTCATCACTGGGGCCACTGAGGTCGTGAGCACTGATACTACCTTATTCAAGGCTACCCATTCCTTTGCAGAAGGTTTGATGTAGATGAAGATGCAGCTGCCATAGCTGATGGACACAACAGTCATGTGAGAGGAACAAGTAGAAAATGCCTTTTTCCTTTGTTGGGCAGAGGGGAATCTGAGAATTGTCCTAATGATATATGCATAGGACAGAACCACACACACCAAAGTGATAATTAATGTCATTATAGCAAAGATTAAAATCATCTTTTCTATGAGCTTTGTGTCAGAGCAAGTGATCTTTAGGACAGAAGATGTATCACATCCAAAAGAGTCAATGATATTTGAGTCACAGAATTCTAGCTGGAGTCCCAGGCTAAGTGGTGGAAGGATAATCATGAATCCAGCTAGCCAACAACAAAGGATAAAAGTAGTACAAACCTTATTATTCATGATTGTTGTATAATGAAGAGGCTTACATATAGCCACATAGCGGTCATAGGACATagcagccaaaagaaaaaattctgttgCACCCAAAAGGATGACAAAAAATATTTGGGTGGCACAAGCATTATAGGTCACAGTATTGTCCCCACTTGATATGCTATATAGGAATCTAGGGACACAGACAGTTGTGAAGGAGACTTCTAGGAAAGAGAAATTGCggaggaaaaaatacatgggTGTTTTAAGGTGAGGATCCAACAAGGTGAGGAAGATGATTGTCAAGTTTCCAATTACACTCAAAATATAGGtgagaagaagaaagacaaaaaggaggaCCTGTAGTTGTGGGTCATCTGTAAGCCCTTTCAGGATGAATAATGTTATTCCTGTGTGGTTTCTCATTCTTGACTTCTAACATTAAAAAGACCTATATGCAAAGGTAAGAAAGAGATTGAATTGGAGTTGGAGTATAGTAAATTATGTTTAGAAATGGGATTTAGATAGAAAACctatttaaatttattacatgatttttcttccataattGGCAAGAAATTTTGGAAATGTTAGCCTTGAATGCATGTCAGTGTAAAGAtagagaattttaatttaaatatatggtAATTCAGCTCTTCAGCCTCCTGGTAATGGCAGAACTTCTGGTCACTTCTATTTGAACCTTTATCTTATACCTCTGAAttccttttctgtgttttttacATTTCTGAGGATAAGTGACTGACTACTCATTTTAAGATGGCTGTGTATAGGCTTGGAGTTGATTTTATGAGTCTGAGAAGTACAGACATCTTTGGTCTTAAGTCAATATCAGTTGCCCTTCAGGAAAATGTCCTTGTCAACTATTCTAGGGATTCTTGGATAGTATGAGTGGCAGCCCATgaaccacaaatatttattttgacttACCAG comes from Sarcophilus harrisii chromosome 5, mSarHar1.11, whole genome shotgun sequence and encodes:
- the LOC100913541 gene encoding olfactory receptor 6C2-like; the encoded protein is MRNHTGITLFILKGLTDDPQLQVLLFVFLLLTYILSVIGNLTIIFLTLLDPHLKTPMYFFLRNFSFLEVSFTTVCVPRFLYSISSGDNTVTYNACATQIFFVILLGATEFFLLAAMSYDRYVAICKPLHYTTIMNNKVCTTFILCCWLAGFMIILPPLSLGLQLEFCDSNIIDSFGCDTSSVLKITCSDTKLIEKMILIFAIMTLIITLVCVVLSYAYIIRTILRFPSAQQRKKAFSTCSSHMTVVSISYGSCIFIYIKPSAKEWVALNKVVSVLTTSVAPVMNPFIYTLRNKQVKQAFRDSVKRIAFLTKN